The Lysobacter sp. HDW10 genome window below encodes:
- the rodA gene encoding rod shape-determining protein RodA, which produces MNPLLLLVARHVQRFLRTIDLALLVPLVGLMIFGLVTLFSAGDHSTRMVISQGSRFVIGLGLMWIFSRMTPPFLRSIAPYLYVLTLLPLVAVLLIGQGRHGNLWINLGVFYFQPSELIKLSLPLMLAWCLHDAVLPPRLRTVLTAGVVVGLPVGLILLQPDFGTAMLITASAVFTLFLAGLPWWWFGAAVGGVAVSAPIAWMFFLRSYQKDRILNFLHPEMDKLGSGWNITQSKIAIGSGGWTGKGWGQGSQSHLDYLPEHTTDFLFSVLSEEFGWIGVALAFTLYLLVIARCLWIAVEARDTFSRLLAGTFGLSMFVYVMVNGGMIAGMLPVVGVPMPLLSYGGTSAVVLLTGMGMVMSVHAHSQTRIR; this is translated from the coding sequence GTGGGCTTGATGATTTTCGGTTTGGTCACTTTGTTTAGCGCAGGTGATCACAGCACGCGCATGGTGATCTCGCAAGGCTCGCGCTTTGTCATTGGCTTGGGCTTGATGTGGATTTTTTCGCGCATGACGCCCCCGTTTTTGCGTTCGATTGCGCCGTATCTCTACGTCCTCACCTTGTTGCCATTGGTTGCTGTGCTGTTGATCGGGCAAGGTCGTCACGGCAATTTGTGGATCAACTTGGGTGTGTTCTATTTCCAACCGTCAGAGCTGATAAAGCTCAGCTTGCCGCTCATGTTGGCTTGGTGCTTGCACGATGCCGTGCTTCCGCCGCGCTTACGCACCGTGCTGACTGCCGGCGTCGTGGTGGGCCTGCCCGTCGGCTTGATTTTGTTGCAACCGGACTTCGGCACGGCCATGCTGATTACGGCCAGCGCTGTGTTTACGCTGTTTCTTGCCGGCTTGCCATGGTGGTGGTTTGGCGCTGCAGTCGGCGGTGTTGCGGTCAGTGCGCCCATCGCCTGGATGTTTTTTCTGCGCTCATACCAAAAAGACCGCATCTTGAACTTCTTGCATCCGGAAATGGACAAGTTGGGCTCGGGTTGGAATATCACGCAATCCAAGATTGCGATCGGCTCGGGCGGATGGACGGGCAAAGGCTGGGGGCAGGGTTCGCAATCGCATCTTGATTACTTGCCAGAACACACTACGGACTTTCTGTTCTCTGTCTTGAGCGAAGAGTTCGGTTGGATCGGTGTAGCGCTCGCGTTTACACTCTATTTGTTGGTGATTGCACGCTGTCTTTGGATCGCTGTGGAAGCACGCGACACGTTTTCGCGGTTGCTCGCGGGAACGTTTGGTCTCTCGATGTTTGTGTATGTGATGGTGAATGGCGGCATGATCGCCGGCATGTTGCCTGTCGTGGGCGTGCCGATGCCACTGCTTTCATACGGCGGCACCTCAGCTGTGGTGCTGCTCACCGGCATGGGTATGGTGATGTCGGTTCATGCCCATTCACAAACGCGCATTCGTTAA
- the mltB gene encoding lytic murein transglycosylase B → MTNTETPTGPVPDLVAAREAFALDTQSKYGVDAQRVRTVLATAEIKDSIITAMSRPAEGTKQWRDYRPIFIVPSRIEGGKKFMADNAVLLSGAQAKYGVPKEIITAITGVETGYGSNMGKYRVIDALYTLAFRYPRTNLPEKIARENAREAFFRDELAQVFALEGESHMDATQLKGSYAGAMGWGQFMPSSYREFAVDGDNDGKRDLLTDLDDVIPSIANYFIGRGQWVPGRPVMVRATRSAGAQAFNPQNGVDRMYSQQSLAQMGWRPLQSVPSDEPATIITFEGANGTEYWMAFRNFVAITKYNKSPMYAAAVYQLSQEIAGTPVPGA, encoded by the coding sequence GTGACCAACACTGAAACACCGACCGGTCCGGTACCGGATTTGGTGGCAGCACGCGAAGCCTTCGCACTTGATACGCAATCCAAGTACGGCGTTGATGCACAGCGTGTGCGCACGGTGCTCGCAACGGCGGAAATCAAAGACAGCATCATTACGGCCATGTCGCGCCCCGCAGAAGGCACGAAGCAGTGGCGCGACTACCGGCCGATTTTTATCGTGCCGTCGCGCATTGAAGGTGGCAAGAAGTTCATGGCAGACAATGCGGTGTTGTTGTCTGGCGCGCAAGCCAAGTACGGTGTGCCGAAAGAAATCATCACGGCGATCACGGGTGTTGAAACCGGTTACGGCAGCAACATGGGCAAGTATCGCGTGATTGATGCGCTGTATACCTTGGCGTTCCGTTATCCGCGGACCAACCTTCCGGAAAAGATTGCACGTGAAAACGCGCGCGAAGCGTTCTTCCGTGATGAATTGGCACAAGTGTTTGCCTTGGAAGGCGAATCGCACATGGATGCGACGCAGCTGAAGGGCAGTTATGCCGGTGCCATGGGCTGGGGGCAGTTCATGCCTTCGAGCTACCGTGAATTTGCCGTCGACGGCGACAATGACGGCAAGCGCGATCTGCTGACCGATCTCGACGATGTTATTCCGTCGATTGCCAACTATTTCATTGGTCGCGGCCAATGGGTACCGGGTCGTCCCGTCATGGTGCGCGCCACACGATCGGCAGGTGCACAGGCCTTCAATCCGCAAAACGGCGTCGACCGCATGTATTCGCAGCAATCGCTAGCGCAAATGGGGTGGCGTCCGCTGCAATCCGTGCCGAGCGATGAACCTGCGACGATCATTACGTTCGAAGGCGCGAACGGTACCGAGTATTGGATGGCCTTCCGCAATTTCGTCGCGATCACCAAATACAACAAGTCGCCGATGTATGCGGCTGCGGTGTATCAGCTGTCGCAAGAAATCGCGGGCACACCGGTGCCGGGCGCATGA
- a CDS encoding septal ring lytic transglycosylase RlpA family protein, translating to MRWLVACSVVLLAACSTAPKKNDTAGSKVGESKHTPTHKPVASSKGKTSPYAPAAEDPSKRGNYVAGGLYAPNEKDSVPDEIPDVDAIPEPVVKNEPRSRSGNKDYTVLGKRYRVLDDHEGYDETGNASYYGKKFHGRKTSNGDIYDMYAFTAAHRSLPLPSYARVTNLDNGKSVIVRVNDRGPFHSNRIIDLSYAAAVKLDYRRQGTARVRVEALSPEDADDTDAVLAKAKAARKDPEARKALASEIASDNKPEGIALQNSVAAGKGEYRFDMKQNGRPMTADEFDRWLAARRVRIATGKPGKPDKAVTTMPEATPPRVTKALAPEVPSTTAPKHVDSTHTLQVASFASQQNAEHALDVLKSAGIQNSRLVAAQVNGKQVWRLRVGPVAEGDAAKLSSSIAGLGFGQPAIVRD from the coding sequence ATGAGGTGGCTAGTCGCGTGTTCCGTCGTCTTGTTGGCCGCGTGTAGTACAGCGCCCAAGAAGAATGACACCGCGGGCAGCAAAGTCGGCGAGTCCAAGCACACGCCCACCCATAAACCTGTTGCGTCGTCCAAGGGCAAAACATCGCCCTATGCGCCTGCCGCAGAAGATCCGTCCAAGCGCGGCAACTATGTCGCGGGTGGCTTATATGCGCCGAATGAAAAAGATTCTGTGCCGGATGAGATTCCGGATGTCGATGCCATTCCGGAGCCTGTCGTTAAGAATGAGCCCAGGTCCCGAAGCGGCAACAAGGACTACACCGTCCTCGGCAAAAGGTATCGCGTCCTCGATGACCATGAAGGCTACGACGAAACGGGTAACGCGTCGTACTACGGCAAAAAGTTTCATGGCCGTAAAACATCGAATGGCGATATCTACGACATGTATGCGTTTACCGCGGCACATCGCAGCTTGCCGTTACCGAGCTATGCACGCGTCACGAATCTAGACAACGGCAAATCGGTCATTGTGCGCGTCAACGATCGCGGGCCATTTCATTCAAACAGAATCATTGACCTCAGCTACGCCGCCGCGGTGAAGCTCGACTATCGCAGACAGGGGACGGCGCGTGTGCGCGTTGAAGCATTGTCACCTGAGGACGCCGACGATACCGATGCCGTGTTGGCGAAGGCCAAAGCGGCACGCAAAGATCCGGAAGCACGCAAAGCATTGGCGTCGGAAATTGCGTCAGACAACAAGCCGGAAGGCATTGCCCTGCAAAATTCGGTGGCGGCCGGCAAAGGCGAATACCGCTTTGACATGAAGCAAAATGGCCGCCCGATGACGGCAGATGAGTTCGATCGCTGGTTGGCTGCACGTCGGGTTCGCATTGCGACCGGCAAACCGGGCAAGCCCGACAAGGCGGTGACCACGATGCCCGAAGCAACACCGCCGCGGGTGACTAAAGCACTCGCACCGGAAGTGCCTTCGACGACGGCGCCGAAGCACGTCGATTCCACCCACACCTTGCAAGTGGCGAGTTTCGCCAGCCAGCAAAATGCAGAACATGCATTGGACGTTTTGAAATCTGCAGGCATTCAAAACTCTCGTCTGGTCGCAGCCCAAGTGAACGGCAAACAAGTGTGGCGTTTGCGCGTTGGGCCGGTAGCGGAAGGTGACGCCGCCAAACTTTCTTCGAGCATCGCGGGCTTAGGCTTTGGCCAACCTGCGATTGTTCGCGACTAA
- a CDS encoding D-alanyl-D-alanine carboxypeptidase family protein: MNKLVLTAALTLTLGIAQAQQTAAPVPTPAAPSAVATGALPIPPAPAPKVSKAWILLDYATGQVLAGENIDAQLEPASITKVMTSYVIASELAKGKLKATDPVMMTENAWKSGGAGTDGSYSGFEVNKTAPLEQMEKGMVVQSGNDAAIALAEHVAGSEQAFAQLMNAHAQRIGMKNTHFENATGLSAPGHISSAHDLALLGRALIHDYPEAYSYNKIKEFTVGPITQPNRNLLLWRDASVDGIKTGHHSAAGYCLMASAMRGDQRLISVILGDSSEVQRAVDSQALLNWGFRFFEAHKLYEPGKVITTQKVWKGATDTVQIGVAEPMVISVPRGRYESLKPVMDIPQMLEGPIKKGQVLGKVKVTLDGKQVAEAPLVAMQDVERAGFFKRLWHSLLLWWKSV, encoded by the coding sequence ATGAATAAACTTGTATTGACTGCGGCACTCACCCTGACCTTGGGCATTGCACAAGCGCAGCAGACCGCCGCGCCTGTGCCGACACCTGCTGCGCCGTCTGCGGTGGCGACGGGCGCTTTGCCGATTCCGCCGGCACCGGCACCAAAAGTGTCCAAGGCATGGATCTTGTTGGATTACGCCACGGGCCAAGTGCTGGCAGGCGAAAATATCGACGCCCAGTTGGAACCGGCCAGCATCACCAAAGTGATGACGAGCTATGTCATTGCCTCCGAACTCGCCAAAGGCAAGTTGAAAGCAACGGATCCGGTGATGATGACGGAAAACGCTTGGAAATCAGGCGGCGCGGGCACCGATGGCAGCTATAGCGGCTTCGAAGTGAACAAGACTGCACCGCTTGAGCAAATGGAAAAGGGCATGGTGGTGCAATCAGGCAACGATGCCGCGATTGCATTGGCAGAACACGTCGCCGGCAGTGAACAAGCCTTCGCACAACTGATGAATGCCCACGCACAACGCATTGGCATGAAGAACACCCATTTCGAAAATGCGACGGGATTGAGCGCACCGGGTCATATATCGAGTGCACATGATTTGGCTTTGCTGGGTCGTGCGTTGATTCACGATTATCCGGAAGCGTATTCGTACAACAAGATTAAAGAATTCACCGTGGGTCCGATCACGCAGCCCAACCGCAACTTGCTGTTGTGGCGTGATGCATCGGTTGATGGCATCAAAACGGGCCACCATTCGGCAGCCGGTTATTGCCTGATGGCCTCGGCCATGCGCGGCGACCAACGCTTGATCAGCGTAATCTTGGGCGACAGCAGTGAAGTGCAACGTGCCGTTGATTCACAAGCCTTGTTGAACTGGGGCTTCCGCTTCTTTGAAGCACACAAGTTGTATGAGCCTGGCAAAGTCATCACCACGCAAAAAGTGTGGAAGGGTGCAACAGATACAGTGCAAATTGGCGTTGCTGAGCCGATGGTGATTTCTGTGCCGCGCGGTCGCTACGAATCCTTGAAGCCGGTGATGGATATTCCTCAAATGTTGGAAGGTCCGATCAAGAAGGGTCAAGTGCTCGGCAAGGTGAAGGTCACCTTGGACGGCAAGCAAGTCGCAGAAGCACCGCTGGTGGCGATGCAAGATGTTGAACGTGCGGGCTTCTTCAAGCGCTTGTGGCATTCCTTGTTGCTGTGGTGGAAGTCGGTCTAA
- a CDS encoding DUF493 family protein, translating to MTIESDNPEHGFQFPGDFEITAMGPAGAGLEEEIPMLLERAGIAVMRETVSSRDSSGGKYVSVKLSFRAETRAQYDAAHAALRDHPEVKWTI from the coding sequence ATGACGATTGAATCTGACAATCCCGAACACGGTTTTCAGTTCCCCGGGGATTTTGAGATCACCGCGATGGGACCTGCCGGCGCAGGTTTGGAAGAAGAAATTCCAATGCTGTTGGAGCGGGCAGGGATTGCAGTGATGCGCGAGACCGTCTCCAGCCGTGATTCGTCCGGTGGAAAGTACGTCTCGGTGAAACTCAGTTTTCGTGCAGAAACGCGTGCGCAGTACGATGCGGCGCACGCCGCCTTGCGTGACCATCCGGAAGTGAAGTGGACGATCTAA
- the lipB gene encoding lipoyl(octanoyl) transferase LipB, with the protein MDDLSDRRRAYVRQLGRQSYVPVWRAMQGLTDQRDKDTPDELWVVEHDPVFTLGQAGKPEHVLMPGDIPVVHVDRGGQVTYHGPGQIVVYPLLNLPRLDIGVRDYVCKIEQAIIDTLGEWNIGAARRQGAPGVYVNDAKVAALGIRVRHGCTFHGLAFNINMDLSPFHRINPCGYAGLEVVSMFDLGGPSRMEDVTPVLLGELARQFGLQLTPAEAPDLAALAAGRTQFAAGEAVR; encoded by the coding sequence GTGGACGATCTAAGCGATAGGCGTCGCGCGTATGTAAGACAACTGGGCCGGCAAAGTTACGTGCCGGTCTGGCGCGCAATGCAGGGGCTTACCGATCAGCGCGATAAAGACACGCCAGATGAACTGTGGGTCGTCGAACACGACCCTGTGTTTACGCTGGGGCAAGCGGGTAAGCCCGAGCATGTGTTGATGCCGGGTGACATACCGGTTGTGCATGTCGATCGCGGCGGGCAAGTGACGTATCACGGGCCCGGTCAAATCGTGGTCTACCCCTTGCTTAACTTGCCGCGTTTGGACATCGGCGTGCGCGATTACGTGTGCAAGATCGAACAGGCGATCATCGACACCTTGGGCGAATGGAATATAGGCGCGGCACGACGCCAAGGTGCGCCCGGCGTTTATGTGAATGACGCCAAGGTTGCGGCCTTGGGGATTCGTGTGCGCCACGGCTGCACCTTCCACGGACTGGCGTTCAACATCAATATGGATCTGTCGCCCTTCCACCGGATCAATCCCTGTGGGTATGCCGGGCTCGAGGTCGTCTCGATGTTTGATTTGGGCGGTCCCAGTCGCATGGAAGACGTGACGCCGGTGCTTTTGGGCGAGCTGGCACGACAATTCGGCCTGCAACTCACGCCTGCGGAGGCCCCTGATCTGGCTGCATTAGCCGCCGGTCGCACCCAGTTCGCCGCGGGTGAAGCAGTGCGATAA
- the lipA gene encoding lipoyl synthase, with protein sequence MSETPRSIPAVLEDGPDSLIPGVKQVAQDKIGRSPVQFVDAPVLRKPSWIRVRIPSGNSVQQLKNRLRENRLVTVCEDASCPNIHECFSHGTATFMVMGDVCTRRCSFCDVAHGRPKPLDLDEPKRLAQTIADMGLKYVVITSVDRDDLRDGGAQHFVDCIRETRALSPNIKIEILTPDFRGKGRMERALEILAESPPDVFNHNIETVPDLYKNVRPGADYAWSLRLLQAFKAQHPTIATKSGIMLGLGEDLQQVHATLRDLRAHDVDMVTIGQYLQPSPAHHPVLRYWTPEEFAALEAFGNELGFTNTASGPMVRSSYHADRQAAELHKA encoded by the coding sequence ATGAGTGAAACGCCACGTAGTATTCCCGCAGTCCTCGAAGACGGTCCGGACAGTTTGATTCCGGGCGTGAAACAAGTCGCGCAAGACAAAATCGGCCGCTCGCCGGTGCAATTCGTTGATGCGCCGGTGCTCAGAAAGCCGTCCTGGATTCGCGTTCGCATTCCTTCGGGCAATTCGGTGCAGCAGTTGAAAAACCGCTTGCGCGAAAATCGCTTGGTGACGGTGTGTGAAGACGCAAGCTGCCCCAACATCCACGAGTGCTTCAGTCACGGCACCGCGACGTTCATGGTCATGGGTGATGTTTGCACGCGTCGCTGTAGCTTCTGCGATGTGGCACACGGTCGCCCGAAGCCGTTGGATCTCGATGAGCCCAAACGTTTAGCGCAAACCATCGCTGACATGGGTTTGAAATATGTCGTGATCACCAGCGTGGATCGCGATGATTTGCGTGACGGCGGCGCACAACATTTCGTTGACTGCATCCGAGAAACTCGTGCGTTGTCGCCCAATATCAAGATTGAAATCTTGACGCCGGATTTTCGTGGTAAAGGGCGCATGGAGCGCGCACTCGAGATCCTGGCCGAATCCCCGCCAGATGTCTTCAATCACAACATCGAAACCGTGCCGGACTTGTACAAGAACGTGCGCCCGGGCGCGGACTACGCGTGGTCGCTGCGACTGCTGCAAGCCTTCAAGGCACAGCATCCGACGATTGCCACCAAGTCCGGGATCATGCTCGGCCTCGGCGAAGATCTGCAACAAGTGCATGCCACCTTGCGTGACTTGCGCGCGCACGATGTCGACATGGTCACCATCGGTCAGTACCTGCAGCCCTCACCTGCGCACCATCCGGTCTTGCGCTATTGGACGCCTGAAGAATTTGCAGCGTTGGAGGCCTTCGGTAACGAACTGGGCTTCACCAACACGGCGTCCGGCCCGATGGTGCGATCCAGCTACCATGCCGACCGCCAGGCCGCCGAGCTTCACAAGGCCTGA
- a CDS encoding carboxy terminal-processing peptidase, which produces MKKRSSVLIAVWAVPLVLGAAVLTQHDVQTLAPAPTVQLAQVATPAAVTTRSDKKPTGALVQNVDQRETAKTVYGVLSDSNYAYRPRALDDALAADIAKRYLESLDGAKMFLTAADVASFNAQQSQLDDDIKAGDFKRPFAVFDTYRKRVKERSRFARALLNKDIFDFSGHDRVEFDREKAPWAASNAELDTLWTNSVRNDWLRLKLAGKQPADIRKTLDKRYANIEKAVSEYSSEDIFQIAMNAYANSIDPHTDYLNPRTAERFNQQMSLQLQGIGAVLTKPDDVVVVRELVPGGPAALSKLVQPGMRIIAVGQGEKGPMEDVVGWRIDDVVEKIKGNKGTKVRLDLVPPGVPIESKPNHVLLTRDIVKLTEDAAKSEIIEVPSQAGQPAKRIGVIKLPSFYEDFEGRRRGGEFASSSRDVARLLQEFQTQNIDGVVLDFRNNGGGSLGEAVRITGLFIDQGPVVQVRESGGRVTINQDRTPGVLWRGPLAIVINRATASASEIVAGAIKDYGRGVIIGETTYGKGTVQNLMDLDRWPGRGATNYGQLKLTIAQFFLPAGSSTQNKGVTPDVHYPVTVDAADFGESTNENALPWSKIDSSDFERVGNLATLNATLEAQHTARVRNDPEFKWLLEDLAEYKERRDRKYISLNEVERKAERDAAEAKIKTRQEARKKLGLKLDPLADDPNDDGLSTNERDVAKQLEREKLAEERPDPLLRESANILVDAINDFGRNPALLRQTFPQAQSPVLWVK; this is translated from the coding sequence ATGAAGAAGCGCAGTAGTGTATTGATTGCCGTTTGGGCCGTGCCATTGGTTTTGGGCGCCGCCGTCTTGACGCAGCACGACGTTCAAACACTGGCGCCCGCGCCGACGGTCCAGCTCGCACAAGTTGCAACACCTGCAGCGGTGACGACGCGCAGCGACAAGAAGCCCACCGGTGCACTGGTTCAAAATGTCGATCAGCGTGAAACGGCGAAGACGGTTTACGGCGTTCTATCTGATAGCAACTACGCGTATCGCCCGCGTGCGCTAGACGATGCACTCGCTGCAGATATCGCCAAGCGCTATCTAGAATCCCTCGACGGCGCCAAGATGTTTTTGACCGCCGCAGATGTGGCGAGCTTTAACGCCCAACAATCGCAGTTGGATGACGACATCAAGGCGGGCGATTTCAAGCGCCCCTTCGCTGTGTTCGATACCTATCGCAAGCGCGTCAAAGAGCGCTCACGATTTGCGCGTGCCTTGTTGAACAAAGACATCTTCGATTTCAGCGGCCACGACCGCGTTGAGTTTGACCGCGAGAAAGCACCGTGGGCTGCGTCTAATGCAGAACTCGACACGCTGTGGACGAACTCAGTGCGCAACGATTGGCTGCGCTTGAAGTTGGCAGGCAAGCAGCCTGCAGACATTCGCAAAACGCTGGACAAGCGCTACGCAAATATCGAGAAGGCAGTCAGCGAGTACAGCTCGGAAGACATCTTCCAAATTGCGATGAATGCTTACGCGAACTCGATCGATCCGCACACGGATTACTTGAACCCGCGCACCGCAGAGCGCTTTAACCAACAAATGTCGTTGCAGCTGCAAGGTATTGGCGCAGTGCTGACCAAGCCTGATGATGTTGTCGTGGTGCGCGAATTGGTGCCGGGTGGCCCAGCCGCTTTGAGCAAGCTGGTGCAACCGGGGATGCGCATCATTGCCGTCGGCCAAGGTGAAAAAGGCCCGATGGAAGACGTGGTCGGTTGGCGCATCGATGACGTTGTAGAAAAGATCAAAGGCAACAAGGGCACCAAGGTGCGTCTTGATCTCGTGCCGCCGGGCGTGCCGATCGAATCCAAGCCGAACCATGTCTTGCTGACGCGTGACATCGTCAAGCTCACGGAAGATGCGGCGAAGTCGGAAATCATCGAAGTGCCGAGCCAAGCAGGTCAGCCGGCAAAACGCATCGGCGTGATCAAGTTGCCGAGCTTCTACGAAGATTTCGAAGGCCGTCGTCGCGGTGGTGAATTCGCGTCGTCCTCGCGTGACGTTGCACGCTTGTTGCAAGAATTCCAAACACAAAACATCGATGGCGTTGTGCTCGATTTCCGCAACAACGGTGGTGGCTCTTTGGGTGAGGCCGTGCGCATCACCGGTCTGTTTATCGACCAAGGCCCAGTCGTGCAAGTGCGCGAGTCGGGCGGTCGGGTGACGATCAATCAAGACCGCACACCGGGTGTGTTGTGGCGTGGTCCTCTGGCGATTGTGATCAATCGCGCGACCGCATCGGCCTCTGAAATTGTGGCGGGCGCGATCAAGGATTACGGCCGCGGCGTCATCATCGGTGAAACCACCTACGGCAAGGGAACGGTACAAAACCTGATGGACTTGGACCGTTGGCCGGGACGTGGTGCCACCAACTACGGCCAGCTGAAGCTGACCATCGCGCAGTTCTTCTTGCCGGCGGGCAGCAGCACCCAAAACAAGGGCGTGACGCCGGACGTGCACTATCCGGTCACAGTCGACGCCGCGGACTTCGGTGAAAGCACCAATGAAAATGCACTGCCGTGGTCGAAGATTGACAGCAGTGACTTCGAACGCGTGGGCAACTTGGCGACGTTGAATGCAACCTTGGAAGCGCAACACACGGCGCGCGTCCGCAACGATCCGGAATTCAAGTGGTTGCTTGAGGATCTTGCCGAGTACAAGGAACGCCGTGATCGTAAGTACATCTCGTTGAACGAGGTGGAACGCAAAGCTGAGCGTGACGCTGCAGAAGCCAAGATCAAAACGCGTCAGGAAGCGCGCAAGAAGTTGGGTCTGAAATTGGATCCGCTCGCCGACGATCCGAACGATGATGGCTTGTCTACCAACGAACGTGACGTGGCGAAGCAGCTTGAACGCGAGAAGCTCGCCGAAGAACGACCGGATCCGCTCTTGCGCGAGTCGGCCAACATTCTGGTTGATGCCATCAATGATTTCGGTCGCAATCCCGCCTTGTTGAGGCAAACCTTTCCGCAGGCGCAAAGCCCGGTGTTGTGGGTGAAATGA
- the yedA gene encoding drug/metabolite exporter YedA produces the protein MSSNTQVSKSMIWTALIAVYLIWGSTYLAIRFALEGGLPPFLMAGVRFVIAGALMLSFLKWRGAVMPTRPQWRNLSIMGLLLLVFGNGLVCVAEQTVSSGITAVAVASAPIWMGIFAAMRGEHPSKSEWIGIAIGFIGVLWLNAGSSLSGSMTGMVALILASLAWSFGSIWSRGKDLPSPFVTSGGQMLAGGAMMLIVALVLGERWPHDVSHKALGSVAYLIVMGSIVGFSAYVWLLHHVRPALAGSYAYVNPAIAVVLGALLANEKFGANDLLPMGIILLGVIAMTVGKAKRAK, from the coding sequence ATGAGTTCAAACACGCAAGTCAGTAAATCCATGATTTGGACGGCGTTGATCGCCGTCTATCTCATTTGGGGCTCCACTTATTTGGCGATCCGCTTCGCCTTGGAAGGGGGCTTGCCGCCGTTCTTGATGGCGGGCGTGCGCTTTGTCATTGCCGGCGCATTGATGTTGAGCTTTCTGAAGTGGCGTGGGGCAGTGATGCCGACGCGACCACAATGGCGCAATCTCTCGATCATGGGGCTGCTGCTGTTGGTCTTCGGCAATGGTCTCGTGTGCGTGGCCGAACAAACGGTGTCTTCGGGCATCACTGCCGTGGCTGTCGCTTCGGCGCCTATCTGGATGGGTATCTTTGCGGCAATGCGTGGCGAGCACCCTTCGAAGTCCGAATGGATCGGGATCGCGATCGGCTTTATCGGCGTGTTGTGGCTCAACGCCGGAAGCAGCTTGAGCGGTTCGATGACCGGTATGGTCGCGCTGATCCTTGCTTCGCTGGCATGGTCTTTCGGTTCTATCTGGAGCCGCGGCAAGGACTTGCCTTCACCCTTTGTCACGTCGGGCGGCCAAATGTTGGCAGGCGGCGCCATGATGCTGATCGTTGCTTTGGTGCTTGGCGAGCGTTGGCCACATGATGTCTCGCACAAGGCCTTAGGCAGCGTCGCCTATCTGATTGTGATGGGCTCGATCGTCGGCTTCTCAGCCTATGTGTGGCTCTTGCACCATGTGCGCCCCGCCTTGGCGGGCAGCTACGCGTACGTGAACCCAGCCATCGCCGTTGTGCTGGGCGCGCTGTTGGCGAACGAAAAGTTTGGGGCCAACGACTTGTTGCCGATGGGCATCATCTTGCTGGGTGTCATTGCGATGACCGTCGGTAAAGCTAAGCGCGCCAAATAG